Proteins co-encoded in one Natranaerobius trueperi genomic window:
- the aroC gene encoding chorismate synthase — MSLRYLSGGESHGLALTAIIEGFWANVEINLEKINLDLKRRQSGYGRGGRMRIENDELKIISGLRQGLTLGSPITIQINNKDFQNWEKIMDPIFDHNLKENRIISRPRPGHVDLVGGLKYQHKDLRNVLERSSARGTAIRVAVGSICKQVLEEIGIKIISYVTQIGKKSITDNIKEDFEDIFNNAEQSEVRCPDLQTSNEIKGEIDKAGSKGETLGGVFEVVVLNSPPGLGSYVHFDRKLDAILSGALMSLQGIKGVEIGLGFEAANSYGSQVHDEIFYSETSGFYRERNNAGGIEGGVSNGEPIVLRCAMKPIPTLSHPLRSVDFISKEPFDAQIERSDVCAVPAASVVGESIIAFEIAKVLKEKFGGDSLDELKENVNSYLNYLEEV, encoded by the coding sequence ATGAGTTTACGATATTTATCGGGAGGAGAATCTCATGGTTTAGCTTTAACAGCAATTATCGAAGGATTTTGGGCAAATGTCGAGATTAATTTAGAAAAAATAAATCTCGATTTAAAGAGACGACAAAGTGGATACGGTCGCGGGGGACGAATGCGAATTGAAAATGATGAATTGAAAATAATTTCTGGATTGAGACAAGGTTTAACATTGGGGAGTCCGATTACCATACAAATTAACAACAAAGATTTTCAAAATTGGGAAAAAATAATGGATCCAATTTTTGATCATAATCTTAAAGAAAACAGAATAATTTCTAGACCCCGTCCGGGTCATGTAGATTTAGTCGGTGGACTTAAATATCAGCATAAAGATTTGAGAAATGTGCTTGAGCGCTCTAGTGCTAGAGGAACTGCTATAAGAGTAGCAGTAGGCTCTATTTGTAAACAGGTTTTAGAAGAGATAGGGATAAAGATCATAAGTTATGTTACACAAATTGGGAAAAAAAGTATAACGGATAATATAAAAGAAGACTTTGAGGATATTTTTAATAACGCAGAACAGTCTGAAGTTAGGTGTCCGGATTTACAAACTAGTAATGAGATCAAAGGAGAAATAGATAAAGCAGGATCTAAAGGTGAGACTTTAGGAGGTGTATTTGAGGTAGTTGTGTTAAATTCTCCTCCTGGTTTGGGGAGTTATGTGCATTTTGATAGAAAATTAGATGCAATACTATCTGGTGCTTTAATGAGTTTACAAGGAATAAAAGGAGTCGAAATAGGATTGGGTTTTGAAGCTGCAAACAGTTATGGATCACAAGTACATGATGAAATTTTTTATTCTGAAACAAGTGGTTTTTATCGTGAAAGAAATAATGCAGGAGGAATAGAGGGTGGAGTTTCAAATGGAGAACCTATAGTCTTAAGATGCGCTATGAAGCCAATACCAACATTATCACACCCCTTAAGAAGTGTAGATTTTATTTCTAAAGAACCCTTTGACGCTCAAATTGAACGTTCTGATGTTTGTGCCGTACCAGCTGCAAGTGTTGTAGGTGAAAGTATTATCGCTTTTGAAATAGCTAAAGTTTTGAAAGAAAAGTTTGGTGGAGACTCTTTAGATGAGTTAAAAGAGAATGTTAATTCTTATCTTAATTATCTAGAGGAGGTCTAA
- the lgt gene encoding prolipoprotein diacylglyceryl transferase has product MDPVAFSIGPISVYWYGIFISLGILIGLYLAVRESKKQGLDPDHLINFLLFALPAALIGLRLYYVAFRWDYFSQNLDLIFAFRQGGLAIHGGIFAAIIVGVIYSKYQGINFWALADITAPSLILGQAIGRWGNYINQEAYGYPTDLPWAIEINGSFHHPTFFYESFWNLLVFAFLMYFRGYKKEGQGEIFSLYLVLYSIGRFWIEGLRLDSLMLSELRVAQIVSVILVVIGLYYFTKHRKEKNKTVDIKR; this is encoded by the coding sequence ATGGATCCAGTTGCATTTAGTATAGGACCGATATCTGTATATTGGTATGGAATATTTATTAGTTTAGGGATTTTAATTGGGCTTTATTTAGCAGTTAGAGAATCGAAAAAGCAGGGGTTAGATCCAGACCACCTAATTAACTTTTTATTGTTTGCCTTACCAGCTGCATTAATAGGTCTTAGATTGTACTATGTAGCTTTTAGATGGGATTATTTTTCTCAAAACCTTGACTTAATATTTGCTTTTCGTCAAGGTGGACTCGCTATTCATGGAGGAATATTTGCAGCAATAATTGTGGGTGTAATTTATTCAAAATATCAGGGTATAAATTTCTGGGCTTTAGCTGATATTACTGCACCTAGTTTAATACTAGGTCAAGCTATAGGACGTTGGGGGAATTATATTAACCAAGAAGCCTATGGATATCCCACAGATCTTCCTTGGGCTATAGAAATAAATGGTTCTTTTCATCATCCTACTTTTTTCTATGAGTCTTTTTGGAATTTGCTTGTCTTTGCATTTTTGATGTACTTTCGCGGATACAAAAAAGAAGGACAGGGTGAGATATTTAGTTTATACTTAGTTTTATATTCTATCGGCAGGTTCTGGATAGAAGGGTTAAGGTTGGATAGTCTAATGTTAAGTGAATTAAGAGTAGCCCAGATTGTTAGTGTGATATTAGTTGTAATTGGACTATACTACTTCACAAAACATCGAAAAGAAAAAAATAAGACTGTAGATATTAAGAGGTGA